A stretch of Coccidioides posadasii str. Silveira chromosome 2, complete sequence DNA encodes these proteins:
- a CDS encoding uncharacterized protein (CAZy:GH3~SECRETED:SignalP(1-18)~EggNog:ENOG410PG84~COG:G~BUSCO:1543at33183) — protein sequence MWLGWLPAVFVLVAGGAAEKEWAFSPPYYPSPWASGQGEWSEAYNKAREFVSQLTLTEKVNLTTGVGWMQEACVGNVGSIPRLGFRSLCMQDGPLGIRFADHVSAFPAGINVGATWSKSLAYLRGKAMGEEHRDKGVDVQLGPAVGPLGRSPDGGRNWEGFSPDPVLSGYLVAETIKGIQDAGVIACVKHFIVNEQERFRQAPEAQGYGFNISESSSSNVDDVTMHELYLWPFADAVRAGVGSVMCSYNQINNSYGCSNSYTQNKLLKGELGFQGFIMSDWQAHHSGVGDALAGLDMSMPGDTLFLTGKSYWGPNLTIAVTNGTIPQWRLDDMAVRIMAAYYKVRRDQTQVPINFNSWTRDEFGYLHAGGQEGYGRVNQMVNVRGRHAVIARKVASASTVLLKNRGVLPLKGKEKLTAVIGEDAGPNLWGPNGCPDRGCANGTLAMGWGSGTADFPYLVTPAQAIENEVITKGVGEVMSVFDNYATSQIESVVSQATVSLVFVNAGAGEGFISVDGNEGDRKNLTLWKNGDELIKTVASMCNNTVVVMHTAGPVLVNKWYDHPNVTAILWAGLPGQESGNALGDVIYGRVNPGAKSPFTWAATSEDYGVSILKEPNAGTKAPQIVFEEGIFIDYRAFDKSNTKPIYEFGFGLSYTTFTFSDLEVQPLRANPYVPTSGFTDSAPVFGNSTDHLQFPAGFDHVHLYIYPWLNSTDLKESSMDRDYGLPTEKYVPPGATDGGPQALLPAGGGPGGNPGLYEELYRVSVTITNTGSVTGDEVPQLYLSLGGPNDAKIVLRGFDRVTLRPGENTVWQTTLTRRDISNWDPVTQNWVVTSHPKMIYVGNSSRNQPLSAPLAPSS from the exons ATGTGGTTAGGTTGGCTGCCGGCTGTATTTGTACTTGTTGCCGGCGGGGCTGCGGAGAAG GAATGGGCCTTCTCACCTCCATACTATCCTTCACCTTGGGCTTCGGGCCAGGGAGAATGGAGCGAGGCATATAACAAAGCGCGCGAATTCGTCTCTCAATTAACACTCACAGAGAAAGTGAACCTCACGACCGGCGTTGG GTGGATGCAAGAAGCTTGTGTTGGCAATGTAGGATCAATTCCTCGACTAGGATTTCGTTCATTATGCATGCAGGACGGACCTCTTGGTATTCGTTTCG CGGACCATGTCAGTGCTTTTCCGGCGGGTATCAACGTAGGAGCGACGTGGAGCAAAAGTTTGGCATACTTGCGTGGAAAGGCGATGGGAGAAGAACACCGTGACAAAGGAGTTGATGTGCAATTGGGACCTGCTGTCGGACCGTTGGGCAGGTCTCCCGATGGAGGTCGTAACTGGGAAGGCTTTAGTCCTGACCCGGTGCTGTCGGGATATCTGGTCGCTGAAACGATAAAAGGAATCCAGGATGCTGGAGTGATCGCCTGTGTCAAGCATTTTATAGTGAACGAACAGGAGCGTTTTCGTCAAGCGCCTGAAGCTCAAGGGTATGGTTTCAACATCTCAGAGAGCTCCAGCTCCAACGTGGACGACGTCACTATGCACGAGCTGTATCTCTG GCCGTTCGCCGATGCGGTGCGAGCCGGAGTGGGCTCTGTGATGTGTTCATATAACCAAATCAACAACAGCTATGGGTGCTCCAACAGCTACACTCAGAATAAGCTCCTTAAAGGCGAACTCGGATTCCAAGGTTTCATCATGAGCGATTGGCAAGCGCATCACAGCGGCGTCGGAGATGCATTGGCTGGTTTGGACATGTCAATGCCCGGGGACACTCTTTTCCTCACCGGAAAATCATACTGGGGACCGAATTTGACTATCGCTGTCACCAATGGGACTATTCCCCAGTGGAGGCTGGATGATATGGCTGTTCGCATCATGGCAGCTTACTACAAAGTCCGGCGTGACCAAACCCAAGTCCCGATCAACTTCAATTCCTGGACGCGTGATGAATTTGGATATCTGCATGCTGGTGGCCAGGAAGGTTATGGCAGGGTGAACCAAATGGTCAACGTACGCGGCAGACATGCCGTTATTGCTCGAAAAGTTGCAAGCGCCAGCACAGTGCTTCTTAAGAACAGAGGGGTCCTTCCACTAAAAGGCAAAGAGAAGCTCACTGCAGTTATCGGGGAAGATGCTGGACCGAATCTATGGGGACCAAATGGTTGCCCTGATCGAGGTTGTGCTAACGGGACTCTAGCAATGGGTTGGGGCAGCGGTACGGCGGATTTTCCGTACCTTGTGACACCAGCGCAGGCGATTGAGAATGAAGTAATAACGAAAGGAGTTGGAGAAGTAATGTCAGTGTTTGACAACTACGCAACGTCTCAGATAGAATCGGTTGTTTCTCAAGCTACTGTCTCGCTTGTATTTGTGAACGCAGGCGCTGGAGAAGGTTTTATCAGTGTTGACGGGAATGAGGGCGATCGAAAGAACTTGACTCTTTGGAAGAACGGGGATGAGTTAATTAAAACAGTCGCCTCCATGTGTAACAATACTGTCGTGGTCATGCACACTGCTGGGCCCGTCTTGGTTAACAAGTGGTACGACCATCCTAATGTCACTGCTATCTTGTGGGCAGGGCTACCCGGGCAAGAAAGCGGTAACGCCCTGGGGGACGTGATCTATGGTCGAGTCAATCCAGGGGCCAAATCTCCTTTCACATGGGCCGCGACCTCGGAGGACTATGGTGTCAGCATCCTCAAAGAGCCCAATGCGGGCACCAAGGCTCCGCAGATTGTTTTTGAGGAAGGTATCTTTATTGATTACCGCGCCTTCGACAAGTCAAACACAAAGCCAATCTATGAATTCGGATTTGGCTTGAGCTACACGACTTTCACCTTCTCTGACCTCGAAGTCCAGCCACTGCGGGCCAACCCGTATGTTCCCACAAGCGGTTTCACGGATTCTGCCCCGGTTTTTGGTAACTCGACCGATCATCTCCAGTTTCCTGCCGGATTTGACCATGTCCACCTCTACATCTACCCGTGGTTGAATTCGACCGATCTTAAGGAGTCTTCTATGGACCGCGATTATGGGCTACCGACCGAAAAGTATGTCCCACCAGGAGCAACGGATGGAGGCCCACAGGCGCTTCTCCCAGCAGGAGGTGGGCCAGGAGGGAACCCGGGCCTATATGAGGAGCTTTACAGAGTATCAGTCACCATCACAAATACGGGGAGCGTGACAGGAGATGAAGTGCCACAGCTG TACCTATCACTTGGTGGCCCGAACGACGCTAAGATAGTTTTGCGTGGGTTCGATCGTGTCACTCTCCGACCTGGCGAGAACACGGTCTGGCAGACAACCCTGACTCGACGTGATATCTCCAACTGGGATCCTGTGACACAGAACTGGGTGGTGACGAGCCATCCCAAGATGATCTACGTGGGAAATTCATCCAGGAATCAGCCTCTATCCGCTCCTCTAGCCCCGTCTTCGTAG
- a CDS encoding uncharacterized protein (EggNog:ENOG410PFRU~COG:K~BUSCO:1156at33183), with product MDSTGHDFLHGDVSLLDDGSDERISLSPTTSREQGEQHRSIDESTSLDTIAAVPPLVNDGGVDVKTDEQGQPPMQDGSENPRPWSELKTKAGKERKRLPLACIVCRRKKIRCSGEKPACKHCFRSRIPCVYKVTTRKAAPRTDYMAMLDKRLKRMEERVIKIIPKDVARDMAGIGRATVKPPPPGYAPRAPKALNKKRSADEAFRAEIDEWMRESNASALRDNFPGSWQPRVGDENKLLVEGAEFLPSMEIQEHLAEVFFDCVYGQSYLLLHKPSFIRRLKSGAVPPVLILAICAVSARFSTHPQINTEPAFLRGENWADAAATIALSRHDQPNIMILTVFLILGLHEFGACHGGKSWSFGGQALRMAYALQLHRELGYDPLGNKSANSELSFTDREIRRRTMWACILMDRYNSSGSQRPPIGNEKYLQIQLPIKESHFQMEIPGPTENLDGSVPNPVAEGIGQLSNPKDNMGVSAYIIRGVILWGRIVDYLNLGGKLKDPHPLWSPESGYAQLKKQIEEFSASLPNSLVFTLENLRNHAAEKIANQFLFLHIIMHQNVLFLNRFAIPLSPGGRPPKDIPKPFLSDAGRSAVEAAGHISMLISQASGYLLTVPFAGYCAYAASTVHIWGIFSKNEQLEKTSKENLRHTYRYLNRMKQYWGMFHYMVESAKERYRSFADAALKGPPVGVKEEDSSMFQYGDWFDKYPHGVSRLHWEDPSPEIRSEPGGEAVMGQQSDLQSVEEFFASLSPPSHADQPRKEVKRRGTTAAEKARRNTAAKESKSRPGVAGISPPAQPSSVMVTSTQGISPQNSRQDFSNFPNSAVFSPTDATDFNPSTFKYPLSTDLPHLDRQLVYGAYSGIDPSMTANPLNSATAAGGSNNIASRPTNPAAELNHPDNNSNSFWNMPLDITGDGMGWPGGSLQPSAWFLPFNLDPIGGSDFDVSAAAAAAAAAAAAAASQPNSNPMPGNGSSFFGSPSGLEGCDLNLGVRDSNTSGGGASRSG from the coding sequence ATGGACTCAACCGGCCATGATTTTCTCCACGGCGACGTATCGCTTCTAGACGACGGTTCAGACGAAAGGATCTCTTTGAGCCCGACGACGTCGAGGGAACAGGGAGAGCAGCACCGTTCCATTGACGAATCGACGAGCCTGGACACGATTGCGGCCGTCCCGCCGCTGGTTAACGATGGTGGGGTTGACGTGAAGACAGACGAGCAGGGACAGCCCCCGATGCAGGATGGGTCGGAAAATCCACGGCCATGGAGCGAATTGAAGACGAAGGCTGGgaaggagaggaagaggcTTCCTTTGGCGTGTATCGTGTGTCGGAGAAAGAAGATCCGGTGTTCCGGGGAGAAGCCGGCGTGCAAGCATTGCTTTCGATCGAGGATCCCGTGTGTGTATAAGGTTACGACGAGAAAAGCCGCGCCTAGGACGGACTATATGGCGATGCTGGACAAGAGGCTGAAGAGGATGGAGGAGAGAGTTATCAAGATCATACCGAAGGATGTCGCGAGGGATATGGCCGGTATCGGTCGGGCTACCGTGAAGCCGCCGCCGCCGGGGTACGCCCCGCGAGCGCCAAAGGCGTTGAATAAGAAGAGATCCGCGGATGAAGCTTTTCGGGCTGAGATTGACGAATGGATGCGGGAGAGCAATGCTTCCGCTTTGAGGGACAACTTCCCGGGTAGTTGGCAGCCACGTGTGGGGGACGAGAATAAGCTTCTGGTTGAAGGAGCGGAGTTTTTGCCTTCGATGGAGATTCAAGAGCACCTTGCAGAGGTATTCTTTGATTGCGTCTATGGGCAATCATATCTGTTGCTGCACAAGCCGAGCTTTATCAGGCGCTTGAAGTCTGGAGCCGTCCCGCCAGTGTTAATATTGGCTATCTGTGCGGTATCGGCCCGCTTTTCGACACACCCTCAAATCAACACCGAGCCTGCTTTTCTACGAGGTGAAAATTGGGCTGATGCCGCTGCTACGATTGCACTGAGCAGGCACGACCAGCCGAACATCATGATCTTGACTGTATTTCTCATACTTGGGCTTCATGAGTTTGGCGCTTGCCATGGTGGCAAAAGCTGGTCTTTCGGCGGGCAAGCGTTGAGAATGGCATATGCTCTACAGCTCCATCGAGAGCTCGGTTACGACCCTCTGGGGAATAAGTCAGCAAACTCTGAGCTGAGCTTTACAGACCGTGAAATTCGCCGACGGACCATGTGGGCGTGCATCTTAATGGATCGATACAATTCATCTGGCAGCCAACGACCGCCGATTGGTAATGAGAAGTACTTGCAGATTCAGCTGCCTATTAAAGAATCACACTTTCAGATGGAGATTCCTGGACCTACGGAAAATCTGGATGGATCGGTGCCCAATCCCGTCGCCGAAGGAATTGGACAACTTTCCAATCCCAAGGATAACATGGGCGTCTCTGCCTACATCATTCGCGGGGTAATTCTATGGGGTCGCATCGTCGATTACCTCAATCTTGGGGGAAAGCTGAAGGATCCACATCCGTTATGGTCTCCGGAATCTGGCTACGCACAGCTAAAGAAACAGATCGAGGAATTTTCTGCTTCCTTACCAAACTCTCTCGTTTTCACGCTGGAGAATCTCCGGAATCACGCTGCTGAGAAGATTGCGAAccagtttctctttctccatATCATCATGCATCAAAACGTACTCTTTTTAAATCGTTTTGCTATCCCGCTCTCTCCGGGCGGACGTCCACCGAAGGATATCCCGAAGCCCTTCCTCAGTGACGCTGGTCGTTCAGCGGTTGAAGCTGCTGGCCATATTTCGATGTTGATCAGTCAAGCCTCTGGGTACCTCCTGACCGTTCCCTTCGCTGGTTATTGCGCATATGCAGCTAGTACAGTGCATATATGGGGGATTTTCTCCAAGAATGAACAACTCGAGAAGACATCCAAAGAGAACCTCCGGCATACATACAGGTATTTGAACCGGATGAAACAATATTGGGGAATGTTTCATTACATGGTCGAAAGCGCAAAAGAGCGATATCGCTCTTTCGCCGATGCCGCGCTTAAAGGTCCCCCAGTGGGTGTGAAGGAGGAAGATTCATCCATGTTCCAGTATGGAGATTGGTTCGACAAGTATCCTCACGGCGTTTCGCGGCTCCACTGGGAAGATCCTAGCCCGGAAATCCGGAGTGAGCCAGGTGGGGAAGCGGTTATGGGCCAACAGTCTGATCTCCAAAGTGTCGAAGAGTTTTTCGCGAGTTTATCTCCTCCGTCGCATGCCGATCAGCCACGCAAAGAGGTAAAGCGACGTGGAACAACAGCTGCAGAGAAAGCCCGTCGTAACACAGCGGCAAAGGAGTCGAAGTCTCGCCCTGGGGTAGCTGGGATTTCGCCTCCGGCGCAACCGTCATCAGTGATGGTCACAAGTACCCAAGGTATTTCACCACAGAATTCTCGTCAGGATTTTTCGAACTTCCCAAATTCAGCCGTCTTCTCCCCAACCGACGCTACCGATTTCAACCCTTCGACATTCAAATATCCCCTAAGCACTGACCTACCTCATCTCGATCGTCAACTGGTTTACGGCGCATACTCTGGTATCGACCCTAGTATGACTGCCAACCCCCTTAATTCCGCAACAGCCGCCGGCGGCAGTAACAACATTGCGTCCCGCCCTACTAACCCAGCGGCCGAACTCAATCATCCCGATAACAATAGCAACTCGTTTTGGAATATGCCGCTCGATATCACTGGGGATGGAATGGGGTGGCCGGGTGGATCCTTGCAACCCAGCGCGTGGTTCTTGCCATTTAATCTTGACCCAATTGGCGGAAGTGACTTTGATGTCTctgcagctgcagctgcagctgcGGCCGCGGCGGCCGCGGCAGCGTCTCAGCCGAATTCCAATCCGATGCCGGGAAATGGGAGCTCCTTTTTCGGGAGCCCTTCAGGCCTAGAAGGCTGTGACCTCAATTTAGGAGTCAGAGACTCTAATACTAGTGGTGGCGGCGCGTCAAGAAGCGGCTGA
- the MRL1_1 gene encoding Cation-independent mannose-6-phosphate receptor CI-MPR (SECRETED:SignalP(1-25)~EggNog:ENOG410PKV8~COG:U~TransMembrane:1 (n6-17c25/26o251-272i)~BUSCO:10414at33183): protein MHMNKVGTLASLLQFALLYPSLSLATDDTPEAKLKPCTIYSPNTGAYFDLKTISLLPPEMKDGKKIRPDDRETSWHSRGYDYGANFTINVCGPVIENLEDVVGVDKERWQNVSAFYNMDGKTYSIGQQSSDLVFRGRKLVLNYTDGSPCPTSGETRRKRDLVPRDDRDHDQDDGKNDNKGGDKDEDRDSDTKYRRRKSTLMSFLCDRDLVTPAATVSYVGTLDSCSYYFEVRTAAACGGVAASTDGGLSPAGVFGVIVGIAVAVYLIGGCAYQRTVMHQRGWRQCPNYAMWSGMVDFLKDMVIIGFASVLNCFKSRGGYARLSLGQSNGDSPRRGLVGAIGGRGPRNWNVGRGGRPNVDEENRLIDQLDEEWDD, encoded by the exons ATGCATATGAACAAAGTTGGAACATTAGCCTCTCTTCTTCAGTTCGCGTTGCTATATCCATCGTTATCCCTCGCAACGGACGACACGCCGGAAGCGAAGCTAAAGCCATGTACCATTTATTCGCCCAACACGGGCGCCTACTTTGATCTGAAGACCATATCACTGCTGCCACCAGAAATGAAAGATGGCAAAAAGATTCGACCTGATGACAGGGAAACCAGCTGGCACTCAAGGGGTTACGATTACGGAGCCAATTTTACAATTAACGTTTGCGGACCGGTAATTGAGAACCTGGAGGATGTGGTTGGGGTAGACAAAGAGAGGTGGCAGAATGTGAGCGCATTTTACAATATGGACGGGAAAACGTATTCAATTGG GCAGCAATCGTCCGACTTAGTTTTCCGCGGCCGCAAACTCGTTCTCAACTACACCGATGGTTCCCCATGCCCAACATCAGGTGAAACCCGTCGAAAACGGGATCTCGTACCTCGAGATGATCGGGATCATGACCAAGACGATGGCAAGAATGATAATAAAGGCGGCGATAAAGACGAAGATCGAGATTCTGATACAAAATATCGCAGAAGAAAATCTACTTTAATGTCGTTCCTTTGCGATCGTGACCTCGTAACTCCAGCAGCAACTGTATCGTATGTTGGCACGCTCGACTCATGCTCCTATTACTTCGAGGTGAGAACCGCTGCGGCTTGTGGTGGGGTGGCTGCAAGTACAGATGGCGGGCTGAGTCCTGCAGGTGTGTTTGGTGTCAT AGTCGGCATCGCCGTGGCAGTGTATCTCATCGGTGGTTGTGCATATCAGCGAACGGTCATGCATCAAAGGGGTTGGAGACAATGCCCCAATTATGCCATGTGGAGTGGGATGGTTGACTTTCTAAAA GACATGGTGATTATCGGATTTGCTTCCGTTCTAAACTGTTTCAAGTCCCGAGGAGGATATGCACGATTATCTCTAGGACAAAGCAACGGGGATTCCCCACGCCGTGGACTTGTCGGTGCCATCGGTGGGAGGGGGCCCAGGAATTGGAACGTCGGCCGCGGGGGTAGGCCTAATGTTGATGAGGAGAATAGGCTTATCGATCAATTAGATGAAGAGTGGGACGATTGA
- the MRL1_1 gene encoding Cation-independent mannose-6-phosphate receptor CI-MPR, variant 2 (SECRETED:SignalP(1-25)~EggNog:ENOG410PKV8~COG:U~TransMembrane:2 (n6-17c25/26o251-272i293-314o)~BUSCO:10414at33183) — translation MHMNKVGTLASLLQFALLYPSLSLATDDTPEAKLKPCTIYSPNTGAYFDLKTISLLPPEMKDGKKIRPDDRETSWHSRGYDYGANFTINVCGPVIENLEDVVGVDKERWQNVSAFYNMDGKTYSIGQQSSDLVFRGRKLVLNYTDGSPCPTSGETRRKRDLVPRDDRDHDQDDGKNDNKGGDKDEDRDSDTKYRRRKSTLMSFLCDRDLVTPAATVSYVGTLDSCSYYFEVRTAAACGGVAASTDGGLSPAGVFGVIVGIAVAVYLIGGCAYQRTVMHQRGWRQCPNYAMWSGMVDFLKVSVLTLCSFCSFSWMRRRGGMSTYESVGNRSLLPASRLD, via the exons ATGCATATGAACAAAGTTGGAACATTAGCCTCTCTTCTTCAGTTCGCGTTGCTATATCCATCGTTATCCCTCGCAACGGACGACACGCCGGAAGCGAAGCTAAAGCCATGTACCATTTATTCGCCCAACACGGGCGCCTACTTTGATCTGAAGACCATATCACTGCTGCCACCAGAAATGAAAGATGGCAAAAAGATTCGACCTGATGACAGGGAAACCAGCTGGCACTCAAGGGGTTACGATTACGGAGCCAATTTTACAATTAACGTTTGCGGACCGGTAATTGAGAACCTGGAGGATGTGGTTGGGGTAGACAAAGAGAGGTGGCAGAATGTGAGCGCATTTTACAATATGGACGGGAAAACGTATTCAATTGG GCAGCAATCGTCCGACTTAGTTTTCCGCGGCCGCAAACTCGTTCTCAACTACACCGATGGTTCCCCATGCCCAACATCAGGTGAAACCCGTCGAAAACGGGATCTCGTACCTCGAGATGATCGGGATCATGACCAAGACGATGGCAAGAATGATAATAAAGGCGGCGATAAAGACGAAGATCGAGATTCTGATACAAAATATCGCAGAAGAAAATCTACTTTAATGTCGTTCCTTTGCGATCGTGACCTCGTAACTCCAGCAGCAACTGTATCGTATGTTGGCACGCTCGACTCATGCTCCTATTACTTCGAGGTGAGAACCGCTGCGGCTTGTGGTGGGGTGGCTGCAAGTACAGATGGCGGGCTGAGTCCTGCAGGTGTGTTTGGTGTCAT AGTCGGCATCGCCGTGGCAGTGTATCTCATCGGTGGTTGTGCATATCAGCGAACGGTCATGCATCAAAGGGGTTGGAGACAATGCCCCAATTATGCCATGTGGAGTGGGATGGTTGACTTTCTAAAAGTAAGTGTACTTACTTTATGCTCGTTTTGCTCGTTCTCCTGGATGCGTCGTCGGGGAGGTATGTCGACTTATGAGTCCGTCGGCAACCGGTCACTTCTCCCCGCCTCGCGGCTTGATTAA
- a CDS encoding uncharacterized protein (EggNog:ENOG410PKPP~COG:S), which yields MDMGSSQIDWNSNDEFFKFTRGRFIVDEVENLRKREIRFDMNSLARVAADSVGAARCIAIEKYPDGMFNKAFLMSMDDGREVIAKVPNPNAGFPHFTTASEVATMDFARKILNTPAPRVYTWNSQAKSHPVGAEFIIMDKTEGVPLSQVWSTMKLLQKLQVLLAMTRLQKQWLSVSFSHYGSLYYTEDVQPLGGNHFVKNGKAVRDSEFAVGPATGRDWCDAGRSNLDIEKGPWASLTQYLQAVGTREVKAIQSLEPPKSTALFCGPKLYRPDTEKKLTALAWYRQVVDALIPKDTAITRPSLWHNDLHDDNVFVDPHNPEKITGIIDWQSCHISPLFNHNPDPAFLDWDGLESETLDLAPRPNLSGLSPEEQSAAVHEYTIQNVFIGWRKLMHAKNPDLYKVVEFRRTAAYGLIFLAHRMFEYGEAHFQSLLVDLKDTWTDLPAITSDTPFPFDFSEADFERIKLDSDGAVAGTELVAEVKERMGDLWPEKGFIEQERYDECKAALHKVKGLILEQLAETDEEKAEYERCWPFD from the exons ATGGACATGGGCTCTTCTCAGATAG ACTGGAACTCTAACGATGAATTCTTTAAATTCACGCGTGGCCGCTTTATTGTCGATGAGGTAGAGAACCTTCGGAAGCGAGAGATTAGATTTGACATGAATAGCCTCGCAAGAGTCGCAGCAGACTCGGTCGGGGCTGCTCGATGCATTGCTATCGAGAAGTACCCTGACGGCATGTTCAACAAAGCGTTCCTCATGTCTATGGACGATGGCCGAGAAGTTATAGCCAAGGTTCCCAACCCGAATGCTGGCTTTCCACACTTTACTACTGCCAGTGAAGTCGCCACGATGGACTTC GCCAGGAAAATTCTTAACACACCAGCGCCTCGTGTATACACATGGAACTCGCAAGCCAAATCGCACCCTGTTGGGGCTGAATTTATTATCATGGATAAAACTGAAGGTGTTCCTCTGTCCCAAGTTTGGAGCACAATGAAACTACTGCAAAAGCTCCAAGTGCTTCTTGCTATGACACGCCTCCAGAAACAATGGCTGAGCGTTTCATTCTCGCATTATGGCAGCTTGTATTACACGGAAGACGTGCAGCCACTAGGAGGTAACCACTTTGTCAAGAATGGCAAGGCTGTGAGAGATTCGGAGTTTGCCGTTGGCCCGGCTACAGGCCGGGATTGGTGTGACGCAGGCAGATCAAATTTGGACATCGAGAAAGGGCCAT GGGCTTCTCTAACGCAGTATCTGCAAGCAGTCGGGACGCGAGAGGTGAAGGCAATCCAGTCTCTAGAACCTCCGAAATCGACTGCCTTGTTCTGTGGCCCAAAGCTTTACCGACCAGACACGGAAAAGAAACTTACTGCTTTAGCATGGTACCGACAAGTCGTCGATGCCCTTATCCCAAAGGATACAGCCATTACCAGACCCAGCCTCTGGCATAATGATTTGCATGATGACAACGTCTTCGTAGACCCGCATAATCCCGAAAAGATCACCGGCATTATTGACTGGCAGTCTTGTCACATCTCGCCCCTCTTTAACCACAACCCCGATCCAGCTTTCCTTGATTGGGATGGCCTTGAGTCTGAGACGCTTGATCTGGCACCACGGCCGAATCTCTCCGGGCTTTCGCCTGAAGAACAGTCCGCGGCTGTACATGAGTATACCATCCAAAACGTGTTCATTGGATGGCGGAAACTCATGCATGCCAAAAACCCAGACCTATACAAAGTAGTCGAATTCCGAAGGACGGCAGCTTACGGGCTGATATTTCTTGCCCACCGAATGTTCGAATACGGCGAGGCGCACTTCCAATCGCTCCTGGTTGACCTGAAAGACACGTGGACGGACTTACCTGCCATTACCAGCGACACCCCATTCCCGTTTGACTTTTCAGAAGCAGATTTCGAGCGTATTAAACTGGATAGCGATGGTGCAGTGGCAGGAACCGAGCTTGTTGCGGAGGTCAAGGAGAGAATGGGCGATTTGTGGCCGGAGAAAGGCTTCATCGAGCAGGAGCGATACGATGAGTGCAAAGCTGCCCTCCACAAAGTCAAAGGCCTGATATTGGAGCAATTGGCTGAAACTGACGAGGAAAAGGCTGAGTACGAGCGCTGTTGGCCATTTGACTGA
- a CDS encoding uncharacterized protein (EggNog:ENOG410JM5W~COG:S), with product MKGYISDGSSGSPLFHIQGHGSSGWGKWSPSMLLVMSSSFSSPVIISGRGRITDKQEPQKTLSFVVNSVVFSNDGQRHASGSNDRTVKIWDPTSGDCLQTLFVGRTVGRLSFDLTDIFRLSTEIGAFHLDYHSATAKSDSEKAAPYDSIRSSYGISTNGIWIVNNGQNVLWLPPQSRPETFTVADSTVAIGCRSGCLLVMRFQRM from the coding sequence ATGAAAGGGTATATTTCTGATGGATCGTCCGGATCGCCGCTGTTCCATATCCAGGGGCATGGTTCATCCGGATGGGGCAAGTGGTCGCCGTCGATGTTGCTTGTCATGTCATCGTCGTTTTCGAGCCCGGTGATCATATCTGGACGGGGTAGGATTACTGATAAGCAGGAGCCTCAAAAGACACTATCATTTGTGGTAAACTCAGTGGTCTTCTCAAATGACGGCCAGCGACATGCATCAGGGTCCAATGATCGGACGGTCAAGATCTGGGATCCCACTTCGGGTGATTGCCTACAGACTCTGTTTGTTGGCAGGACTGTAGGTCGACTTTCATTCGATCTAACAGACATTTTCCGGCTTTCTACAGAGATCGGAGCCTTTCACCTGGACTACCATTCTGCCACGGCTAAGTCAGATAGCGAGAAGGCTGCACCCTACGATTCTATCCGTTCCAGTTATGGCATAAGTACCAATGGCATATGGATTGTGAATAACGGACAGAATGTGCTTTGGCTACCTCCACAGTCTCGTCCGGAAACTTTTACGGtagcagattcaacagtggCCATCGGCTGTCGGTCAGGTTGTCTCTTAGTGATGCGTTTTCAACGGATGTGA